The DNA sequence ACAAGGCCGATCCCGCGCACTATCAGGCCATCGGCGATCTTAAGGAGGCGCTCAATGGGCACTTCAAGGCTGTGGCGTCGTCCGGTGTGCGACTGGTCAGCAAAACGTTCCAGGAAACCTTTCCGGCACTGGTCGTGGCCTACAAACAGTTTGGCGACGCCACCCGTGTGACCGAGGTCATTCAGCGCAACGGTCTGTCTCATCCGAGCTTCCCACCCAACGAAGTCAAAGTTTCCCGGGAGTGAGCCATGAACGAGACTGACAACCGCGTCACGCTGACCGTCGACAACATGGAATACGGCGGCTGGAAAAGCGTGCAGATCACCGCGGACCTGGAGCGCCAGTTCCGCACCTTCAAACTCGACATCACCTGGCAATGGCCGGGGCAGACCGTGGATCAGCGGATCAAGGCCGGCGACCCGTGCGAGGTGCGGATCGGCAAGGATCTGGTGCTCACCGGTTATGTGTTCAAGGCCCCGATCAGCTATGACGGACGGCAGATCAGCCTGAGCATCGAAGGCAGTTCCAAGACCCAGGATCTGGTCGATTGTGCGGCGCGAAACATCCCCGGCCAATGGCAGGACCAGTCGCTGTTGAGCATCGTCCAGGCCCTGGCCGGGGAATACACGCAGTTTGTGGTCAACGAGATTCCCGAGACCGCGCGCCTGAGCAAACACACCATCGTCCCGGGTGAAACGGTGTTTCAGTCGATCGACCGTCTGCTCTCGCTGTACCGGGTGTTTTCCACCGATGACGCCGAAGGCCGGCTGGTGCTGGCCAAACCGGGCAGCGGCGGCCGCGCCAGCGATGCCCTGGAGCTGGGCAAGAACATTCTCTCGGCCGACGCACCGATGGATCACAGCCAGGTGTTCTCCGAGTACCGGGTGATCGGCCAGCAAAAGGGCAACGACAAGAAGAGCGGGGCGGCAGTCAGCGAGGTTGAATCCAGCGCGACCGACCTGAGCTTCAAGCGTCGGCGTACCACGATCATCAACGAAGGCTCGCAACTGACGTTCGAACTGGCCCAGCAACGGGCCCAGTGGGAAAGCGCCACGCGCATGGGCCGGGCGCTGACCACCACTTATCAGGTGCAGGGCTGGCGCCAGTCCAACGGCGATCTGTGGCGCCACAACACGCTGGTGAAGGTCAAGGATCCGGTACTCGGCTTCGATGGCGACATGCTGATTTCCAAGGTGACGTATTCACTGTCGGCGCAAGGCTCGGTCACCACGCTGCAAGTGGCGCCGCCACATACCTTCGATCCTGACCCGACGCCCCCGAAAACAACCTGAGCCTGACGCCGAACCTGACTGGCATCACCTGACCCTGTGGGAGCGGGCTTGCCCGCGATAGCGGTGGTTACCGCAAACACTACTTTGCCTGACACACCGCCATCGCGGGCAAGCCCGCTCCCACAGGTTTTGTGTTGGCAAAGTCCTGAGGACAATTCATGAGCCTACTGACACGCCTGCTGGCGCGCGGCACTGTCGTGCTCGCCAATTCGGCATCCAAGCTGCAATCGCTGCAAATGCGCCTCACCGCCGGTGAAGTGAACGACGACATGGAGCACTTCGAACCCTACGGTTTCACCAGCCACCCGCTGGCCGGTGCCGAAGGTGTCGTCACGTTTCTCGGCGGCGACCGTTCCCACGCCATCGCCCTGGTGGTTGCCGACCGCCGTTACCGCCTGCAATCGCTGGCGGCCGGCGAGGTGGCGATCTACACCGACGAGGGCGACAAAATTCACTTCAAGCGCGGGCGGATCATCGACATCGAAACCGCCACGCTGAACATCCGCGCCAGCACCGCCGTGAATTTCGAGACGCCGGTGATCAACCAGACCGGCAAGATCGTTTCCAAAGGCGATCAGGTGGCCGGCGGCATCAGCCAGATCAAGCACGTGCATGTCGGCGTGCAGGCAGGCAGTGGCCAGACCGGCGCGCCGGCGGGAGGTCAGTGATGCTTTTCAGTCAAAACCTCCACGCCGCGCTCACCCGTGCGGTGCTGATCAGCCTGTTCACCTGGCGCCGTGCCGCCGACGACGATGCCCTCGACGACGAGGAGCGTTTCGGTTGGTGGGGCGACACCTTTCCCACCGTCGCCGACGATCGCATCGGCTCGCGACTGTGGCTGTTGCGCCGGGTCAAGCTGACCCGACAGACCCAGATGGACGCCGAGTTCTATGCCCGCGAAGCCTTGCAATGGCTGATCGACGACGGCCACTGCAGCGCCATCGACATCATCAGCGAACGCCTCGACGCCCAGCGCCTGAACCTGCGCACGGTCCTGACCCTGGCCGACGGCGAACGCCTGGACATCAACCCCGATAACAGTTGGCAGGTGATCTATGCCGTTTGAAACCCCTTCGCTGCCGGTGCTGATCAAGCGCACCCAAAGCGACCTGGCCGGCGATTCGCTGCGCCAGTCCGATGCGCAAGTCCTGGCCCGCACAGTCGGCGGCGCCGCTTATGGTCTGTACGGCTACCTCGACTGGATTGCCGAGCAGATCCTGCCCGACACCGCCGATGAATCGACTCTGGAGCGCATCGCCGCACTGCGCCTGAACCAGCCGCGCAAACCGGCGCAGGTCGCCACCGGCAACGTCAGCTTCAACGCCACGGCGGGCGCGGTGCTGGACGCCGATACGTTGCTGCAGGCGAGTGACGGCCGCACGTTCAAAGTCACCGCCGCGCGCACCACCGTCAATGGCGTCAACAGCACCTCCATCGCAGCGCTGGATGCCGGCAGCCTGGGCAACGCCGAGGCCGGCCTGGCGCTGACGCCGGTGCAGCCGATCACCGGCGTGGTCGGCAACAGTTTTGTGGTGCTGGCGCCGGGACTGAACGGTGGCGTGGCGCGGGAAAGTCTGGAATCGCTGCGCTCGCGGGTGATCCGCTCCTATCGCGTCATCCCCCACGGCGGTTCGGCCAGCGACTACGAGACCTGGGCGCTGGAAGTGCCGGGCGTGACCCGCGCGTGGTGCCGTGGCGGCTTCCTCGGGCCGGGCACCGTCGGCGTGTACATCATGCGCGACGACGATCCGCAACCGGTGCCGAATGCCGATCAACTGGCCGAAGTGCAGGCTTACATCGAGCCGTTGCGCCCGGTGACCGCCGAAGTCCATGTGCGTCCGCCGGTGCAGAAACCGGTGACCTATCAACTGAAGCTGACCCCTGACACCACCGCCGTGCGCGCCGCCGTCGAAACCCAGTTGCGTGATCTGCACAACCGTGAAGCCGACCTGGGCGAGGATCTTTTGATCAGTCACATCCGCGAAGCGATCAGCAGCGCGGCGGGGGAAACCGATCACGTGCTGTCGGCCCCGGTGGCGAACGTGGCCGCGGGTGACAGCGAACTGCTCACCTTCGGGGGTTGCGTATGGCTGCCATAAGAACCGCCGCGCAATACCAGGCGCAATTGCGCGCCTTGCTGCCGAGCGGCCCGGCATGGGATCCGGAACGCGTGCCGGAACTCGAAGAAGTGCTGCAAGGCGTCGCCGTCGAACTGGCGCGCCTTGACGCCCGCGCCGCCGACCTGCTCAACGAAATGGACCCGGCCGGTGTCAGCGAACTGGTGCCGGACTGGGAGCAGGTGATGAACCTGCCCGACCCGTGCCTCGGCGCCACGCCGCTGTTCGACGACCGCCGCCTCGCCGTGCGCCGGCGCTTGCTGGCAGTCGGCAGCCAGGCTGTCGGCTACTACCTGGACATCGCCAAAAGCCAGGGTTACCCCAACGCCACCATCACCGAACTCGAAGCCCCGCGCATGGGCCGCTCGCGTTTCGGTGCGGCGCACTGGGGCACCTGGGAAGCGCAGTTCATGTGGACGCTCAACACTGGCGGGCGGCTGTTGCTCGGCCGGCGCTATGGCGCGAGCTATTGGGGCGAGCGCTTCGGCGTCAATCCGGGCTCGGCGCTGGAATGCCTGATCCACAGGGCGGCACCGGCGCATACCAAAGTGCACATCAACTATGACTAGGAAGGAGTGACGGGATGGATTACCCGAGAAGTGTGCCCGGCTCCGGGCTGGTGGATGGACGATTTGCCGATGAAAACCCGCTGACCGGAACTCCGGGTTCGTTGATCCCCGCGACATGGGGCAACGGCATAACGGAAGAGCTGCTGAACGTGATCCGTGCGGCGGGGATGGTGCCCTCCGAAAGCGAGTCGGATCAGTTGCTCAAGGCGCTGAAGAATGTCTTGTCCCAGGACGCGATGCCGTTCGCCGCTTTGGCATTTCCAACGGTGGCCACGGCTGACGGGCGTATTTCAGTCAGCGCCGCAAGCGCGTCTGCTGGCGGCACCGTGTCGGTGCCGGGCGGTGTGCTGGTCTGCCTCGGTGAAGAAGTTGCCGCCGGCATGACGGCCCGCCCGCGCACGTTGCTGACCTCTGCCTGGAGCTCGTCCGGACTGGATATCAACAGCACCTATTTTCTGCGGATGCAGGTGCGCAACGGGGCACTGGTCTGCTACACGCAAAAAGGCCTCGATACCGATGTGATCCCTGCGGGGATGAAAGCGGGAACCGGCAGCAGTGGCGGTGGTTTCGACTCGACCTGCATCGACATGCTGGTGGCCAGAGTGGTGACCGCAGGTGCCGGGACTTTACCCAAGCTCACACTGCTGGCGAACAAGGCCCGCATGGAAGCGGTCGGTGTCTGGTCCGGTGCCAATGGCAATTACTCGGTCCCGTTGAACTGGGCGCGCAAACCTCGTGCGTACATTGCAGGGATTTATGATTTTGATGACAACGTCAAAACCGACTATGGCGTGATCAGTGAGGAGATCGGGGTCAACTTTGTCGGTACTCAGTTCATGCCGGAGGGTGGTTTTACCGACCGTTACACGGCGCGTGTCGCGATCGCTGCGTGGTCACAGAACCTGAGCACGTCAGGTCGGATAAACGCTCGCGTCAGATGGGAGGTTTGAGTATGAAAGCCATTATCGAAAATGGAGTGGTGACGGCGCTGATGACGGGTGACGTCGATTGCGGCGTTCCGGTGCCGGTCGGCCTCGCGGTTGCCACAGGCTGGCTGTTCGACGACGAGCGCTTCAGCGCGCCGCCGCAGGTCGATGTTTCGCCGGATGTGCAAGCCGAGGCAGAGCGCCAAT is a window from the Pseudomonas gozinkensis genome containing:
- a CDS encoding phage GP46 family protein: MLFSQNLHAALTRAVLISLFTWRRAADDDALDDEERFGWWGDTFPTVADDRIGSRLWLLRRVKLTRQTQMDAEFYAREALQWLIDDGHCSAIDIISERLDAQRLNLRTVLTLADGERLDINPDNSWQVIYAV
- a CDS encoding phage tail protein, giving the protein MDYPRSVPGSGLVDGRFADENPLTGTPGSLIPATWGNGITEELLNVIRAAGMVPSESESDQLLKALKNVLSQDAMPFAALAFPTVATADGRISVSAASASAGGTVSVPGGVLVCLGEEVAAGMTARPRTLLTSAWSSSGLDINSTYFLRMQVRNGALVCYTQKGLDTDVIPAGMKAGTGSSGGGFDSTCIDMLVARVVTAGAGTLPKLTLLANKARMEAVGVWSGANGNYSVPLNWARKPRAYIAGIYDFDDNVKTDYGVISEEIGVNFVGTQFMPEGGFTDRYTARVAIAAWSQNLSTSGRINARVRWEV
- a CDS encoding YmfQ family protein, translating into MAAIRTAAQYQAQLRALLPSGPAWDPERVPELEEVLQGVAVELARLDARAADLLNEMDPAGVSELVPDWEQVMNLPDPCLGATPLFDDRRLAVRRRLLAVGSQAVGYYLDIAKSQGYPNATITELEAPRMGRSRFGAAHWGTWEAQFMWTLNTGGRLLLGRRYGASYWGERFGVNPGSALECLIHRAAPAHTKVHINYD
- a CDS encoding phage baseplate assembly protein V; this translates as MSLLTRLLARGTVVLANSASKLQSLQMRLTAGEVNDDMEHFEPYGFTSHPLAGAEGVVTFLGGDRSHAIALVVADRRYRLQSLAAGEVAIYTDEGDKIHFKRGRIIDIETATLNIRASTAVNFETPVINQTGKIVSKGDQVAGGISQIKHVHVGVQAGSGQTGAPAGGQ
- a CDS encoding baseplate J/gp47 family protein yields the protein MPFETPSLPVLIKRTQSDLAGDSLRQSDAQVLARTVGGAAYGLYGYLDWIAEQILPDTADESTLERIAALRLNQPRKPAQVATGNVSFNATAGAVLDADTLLQASDGRTFKVTAARTTVNGVNSTSIAALDAGSLGNAEAGLALTPVQPITGVVGNSFVVLAPGLNGGVARESLESLRSRVIRSYRVIPHGGSASDYETWALEVPGVTRAWCRGGFLGPGTVGVYIMRDDDPQPVPNADQLAEVQAYIEPLRPVTAEVHVRPPVQKPVTYQLKLTPDTTAVRAAVETQLRDLHNREADLGEDLLISHIREAISSAAGETDHVLSAPVANVAAGDSELLTFGGCVWLP
- a CDS encoding phage baseplate assembly protein, which codes for MNETDNRVTLTVDNMEYGGWKSVQITADLERQFRTFKLDITWQWPGQTVDQRIKAGDPCEVRIGKDLVLTGYVFKAPISYDGRQISLSIEGSSKTQDLVDCAARNIPGQWQDQSLLSIVQALAGEYTQFVVNEIPETARLSKHTIVPGETVFQSIDRLLSLYRVFSTDDAEGRLVLAKPGSGGRASDALELGKNILSADAPMDHSQVFSEYRVIGQQKGNDKKSGAAVSEVESSATDLSFKRRRTTIINEGSQLTFELAQQRAQWESATRMGRALTTTYQVQGWRQSNGDLWRHNTLVKVKDPVLGFDGDMLISKVTYSLSAQGSVTTLQVAPPHTFDPDPTPPKTT